Genomic DNA from Acuticoccus sp. MNP-M23:
TCACGCTGTAAAATACCGGGAAGTGGTCCATCCCGCGCCCTCCACGCTTCCTCGTCTGAGGCCGTAAAATGGCGTTTTCCTGCAGTTGCCGCAATTGGCAGAACGCAATAAGGCAATAGGCGCTATTTCACGCGCCGCCGGCTCATTTCATCCCGAGATTCGCGCGCAATGGAGGATATTGCATGATCGACGAGCTAGACCGCAGGATACTCGCAATCCTGCAGGAGGACGCGACGCTGCCGGTGGAGACCATTGCCGCGCGGGTCAATTCGTCCAAGTCGCCGGTCTGGAGCCGGATCCGCAAGTTGCGCGACCGTGGGGTGATCGACCGGCAGGTGGCGATCCTCTCGCCCCCGGCCGTTGACCGGGACGAGGTGTTTTTCGTCACCATCAAGACTTCCAGCCACTCCAGGGACTGGCTGGAGCGCTTCGCCGCTGCCATCGAGACCATGGGCGAAATCCAGGAAGCGCACCGGCTGGCAGGCGAGATCGACTACATTCTCAAAGTGCGGGTGAGAGACACACGGGCCTTCGACGTCTTCTACAAGCGCCTGGTCGCCGAGGTGGACCTTTTCAGCGTCACCTCAATGCTCTCCATGGAAACCCTGAAAGAGACCACAGCCATCGCCCTTGAGGACCAGCCGCCGCGCGACCCGCGCAGCTGAAGCGCCAACAGGCAAACGGGTCGAGGTCGCTGCGACTAGAGTTGGGTCGTTCTGGCGCTTCGGCTGGCCTTGGCTTCGTAAAGGCGCCGGTCGGCATTCATCGTCAGCTCCTCCAGCGAGAAGCCATCCCGGCCAAGGTCCGCCCAGCCGACGCTGATGGAAAGCGTGTAGGGCGCCATCGGCATGCGTGCCGTGCGGGCTGCCGCAAGAATGGTATCCGCGACGGCCTCGGAGGCGTTCTCCGCGCAGCGGGGCAACAGGATGAGGAACTCGTCGCCACCGATGCGGTAAACGCGATCGGTATCGCGCAGCGTCGCCTTCATCTGTTCTGTGAGGAAACGCAGCGCGGTATCGCCAACCAGATGACCGTATTGGTCGTTGACGCCCTTGAAGTGATCGATGTCGATAACGAGCAGACCGAGGGCTGAGCCGCCCATGATCGCATCGGCAACGCATTGCGGGCCCTCGTCGCGCAGGGCGAGCCGGTTCCGCGCGCCGGTGAGAACGTCGGTCCGGCTCTCGATGTTGAGCGCCTCGAAGCGCTGGCGATAGGTGAGCACGTTGAATACGTCGGAGATCGACTGGGAATCCTGAGGCCCGGCCCGCTCGGCAAAGCGCAGGTAGGCCCAGAGCGCACCGCAAAAAATGACAGCGGCGACCATCTTGCCGACGAGACTGCCGGTAGCGGCCGAGATCGGCACGCCAACAGCAAAGTCAAGCACGGCGAAGAACGCCAGATGGTCAAAAACGAGGACGAGCCCGGTGCTGATGAGCAAGCGCGCGTAGAGCGGCAGTCTGCGGTGACGCGACAGCCTTTCGTACAGGATGATCATGGCGATGCAGCCGACGAAAAGGAGGAACGTGCCCCACACCGATAACCATGCCGAGCTTGCGATGACGACCATCGCCGTCGTGACCTCGGCCCCCGGTGCCGGCGGCTGGCGGCTGATGAGGACAAGGAGACCGATGATGAGAAGATTGCCGATGAGCAAGCCGTAGATCGGCTGACGCACGGTCTCGGCATCCTCCCGAATATAAGCGAGGAGGAGAAGCGGCAGCTTTCCGGCAAACAGCAGAACCGATCCGGGCGTGTATACGAAAGGCCCGGCGGTCACGAAGACGTTCATCGCGAGATATGTTTCCGCGAACGTCAGCGCGCACAGTGCACAAAAGAATGTTCCGACGCCAAGCAACCGGCGACAACGGAACAGGACAAGCATGACTCCATAGTAGAGCCCGATCTGCGCCAGAATTATCGAGATATCGCTTGCCATCAATCTTATGCGGAACTGGGATCGATCAGACCGGGGAATAGCCTTGGTGCAGTTTCCGATCAGAGACCCATGCGGCGCCGTTGCCTGACGCAACCTTGAAGGGACATTGTGATGGGAATGGATTAATGCCCGCCCGAACCACCACCGTCAAGGCAAAGCTGGGGTGTGTGGGGATGTCCGTCGGCTCACCCTTTCCGGCGAGGATCGTTGCAAGTTCGCCCCGGAATGCACCGCCGCCGATCGACCAGAATGCAACCAGAATCGCGAGCATCATGATGGAGACGAGGCGCAGCAAGGTTGAGAAAGCGCCGGGTCGCGGTCATGCCGGCGTAGATGAGAATGACCTGAATGACCGAGACGGCAACGAGGGCAATCCCGTCCGGTTGCATCAAGCCGAGAAATCGCGCCTGCCGCCCTTTCCCGATGATCGCCGCCAGCGCGAGGGCCATTTCGGTCGAGACCAGGTAGGTCTGCGCGCCGTATCAGACGATCGCAACGATCGCACGCAGCATCGCCGGAACATTGGCGCCGTAGACCCCCCATCGCAACGCGCGCCACCACAGGATATGGCAGTTCAGTCGCCGGCAGGGCGACGTTGCTTTCCCAACTCCCGAACAGCTTGGGTGCGGAGGCCGGCATCCGGCCGCCTGCCCGCAGGAGGACGCAGGCTGAGCGTCCCTTGCTGCGTGAAGGCTCCCCCGTCCACGCGGCGGCCTGCCACCACGCCAACACCGTTCCCGCGTTTGTAGACGCATCCGCAAGATGAGCGCCCAAGACCTTCCGATCTTTCTGTTGCCGGGCCTCCAGCCCGATCAGCGCTCCTGAATGTCCCAGCGCGAAAGCTTTCGTGGCCGTCGCGAGGTAATCGTTCCGCACGGTCATCCGTTCAGCAGTCCCATACCCCAGATTCCGGTTTCGGTGATTTGGAGAGCTCGCGTCGTGCTTCCAACTCGCGGTATGGTCTATGGGTGGCTGCATCGGCTTCGAGGGCTTCGGTGGCGACTGGGAAGCTGGTAGAGGTTCATCATCGTTGACCCGTCCGCTCGGACGGACCTTCTCGAACAGACCGCCTGTCGCCATGAGCTAAACCACCTTGCGGAGACCGAGGGCACCCGCACGGCAACCGCCAAGTGTCTTCGAGCCGATCCGGCCGCCGCCCCCGCGAGAGGCCATCCTCAACGCCTGGGCCGATATCGGGCTCGAAGCCGAAAAGAGGCAGAAGCACGCCATCATGACGCGGGCCGATGCGCGGCCTGAAGCTGGCGCGGTATCGGTGTCGACGCTGGTCCCCTTGGGGGCGGAGGATGCCGTCGTCGCGCCGTGGTGCGGCCAATGCCCACCGCCGGAGCAGCCTGCTCCCGTCAACAGCTGGCTTGAGAAGTTGTGCCGTACAAGCGTTGCCGACTGAGCGGGGGAGGGTCGTGCTCGCCGGCAGCGCGCGGGTGGATTAAACGGGTCGCATGGATGTCATGACCCTGCACCTTGCAGTCACGTTCGCGATCTGCCTCGGCGTCGTCCTTGTCGGATCCCGGGTCCGCGCGTTGGTTCGCCGCCTGCGCGCGCCGAAATTCTACGCGACGACGCTCCTTAACAAATCGGAAACCAAGCTTTTCGCGCGGCTGACCAAAGCGACCCGTCCGGGCTGGCAGATTTGCCCGCAAGTCTCATACGGTGAATTCGTCCGCTGCGAGAACTTTCGCAGATTTGCCTCGGTCAACGCCAAACGCGCCGACTTTGTGGTGTGCGACGCGGGCTTCAACGTCATCGGCGTCATAGAGTATCAGGGTTCGGGTCATTGGGGGTCGACGCGGCGCTCCCGGCGGGACGCCAAGGGCCGCGACAAGGTCAAACGCCGCGCGCTGTCCGAGGCGCGCATTCCGCTGCTGGAACTTTACGACGGCTACACTGCGACCGAAATCGAGCGCTGGATGCATATGCTCGACAGGAAGGCCGCAGGCAACTGACAAGCGCCCGAGGCGGCGGGGTTCGGTTCCGGTTGGCCGATGACGACGAGTTCAGCTTCCACGCTCACGTTCCGGCGCGCGGCTGGTGTTCGCAGGCGTCGGAGCCCCGCCTTCAGAATTAGGCGAATGCACCAGGTCACGGCTTGGCGCGCCGGCTACGCTGCCATGGCAGCCGTCTTGTTTGATCTCGAAACTGTCGCTCGCTGCTTTGCATCGCCGAAACTGGCAGCATGGCGGAGACCGTTTGCCGGCTTGGGCGCACGCAGCCAGCCATCACGCTCCAGCTCCTGCGGTTAGAGGAGCTGTCGGGGCAGGCGCTGCTGTCTTCGGACGCCATCAGCAGCGTTCGTGTTGCCCGACGCGCTGTTCCATTTCCGGCGTGAGTTTCCGCGCGTGCAGTCCCGGCTGTCGACGCCGTTGCTCCATCGCGGCGAAGTCGATCTATCGCTGGCCAGCCGAATGAACGGCTTTGCCGGCGGGCAGCTGGTCTACCGCGAACCGCTGGTGTGGTTCACCGGCGAGCGCTGCAATGCGCATGGGGAGGATCCCGGCCCGCTCGCGCGCTGCTGCCGGGCGACCTCTTGCGCGATTGCGCCACCGACGCTCTGGAGAGAGCCGGCCGGCCTTGGCGTATCGCCGGTTTCTGAAAGCGTTTCAGGCCTCCACGCTGCCGTGTTTGCAGGCATGGCGGTTTTGATGCCGGGCCGCCATGCGCAGGTTGTCCCTCGTACCAGAACGCCAGTTCTGCCGACGAAAGGTGCTCCTTCTCGGTGGTCGGCACCGGCGAATAGTAGCTGTAGCGCGCGACGAACTTCTTGCCCTCAAGGTGGCGCAAAAGTGCCCGTCGCGCTTGAGGGCGATCAGCCAGCTGTCTACACGGCCGCTGCGGGGGCGGACAGGATCGCGGTGATCTGGTCGGCGAACTTTGCCGAGCTGACCGGCAGGGTCCGCCCGCGCAGCTGGGCGACGTGCAGGAGACCAGAACCGTTGGGGCCAAGGTCGAGCGGTCGGCTGACGAGGCCGACGCTCTCAATGTCCTGCAGGCCAAGCTTGATCTCGAACCCCAGCGTTTCGCCCATTGCCACATAGTTGCGCAGGAAGATGTAGCTCTCCGTCTCGACAGTCGCCTCGATGCGCACGCCGATCCGGTCTGCCGCGCTCTCCAGAAGGTTGCGCACGGCGTAAGGCCGCGCCGGAAGCGCCATCGGATACTCAAGACACGCCGGCAGGCGCAGACTCGCCTCTGCGGCAAGCGGATGATCGTGGCGCATCAAGACGTGGATCGGCTGGCTCTGGGTCGCGATGGTCTGGAAATCGTTGAGCGGCAGCGGCGCGAACACCAGCGCAAGGTCAGCCTCGTAGCCAAGAAGCGCGCGCTCTGCCGCCTCGCCGTCGGCCATCCGCACCGCAAAGCGCACGCCTGGATGAACAGCGTGATAATCGTGGATCTGCCGCGGCAGGAAACTTGGCAGCAGCGCCTGGCTGCACACCAGCGAAACGCGCCCCCGGCGTTGGCCCCTCAGGTCGGCCACAAAGGTTTTCAGGCCCTCCGCCTCCGCAAGATGCTGCCGGAAGAGGTGCACCACCTGCTCGCCCGCCGTGTTCAGCCGCACCCCGCGGCTCAACCGCTCAAATAGCGGCGTGCCCAGCTCTTCCTCCAGCGAGACGATGCGCCGGTTGAGCGAGGACGGGGTGATGCTCAACAGCTCAGCCGCCTTGCGGATGGAGCCCGCTCGCGCCGTCACGTCCACATAGCGGTAAATGGCGAGGTTGCGCATGAGTGTTGCGTTTTCTGCGTTGGTTGCGCGCATTAATAGCAGCAGATTGCAGCACAGGGAACACGTAAGGTTCGGCTTGTTGATTGGA
This window encodes:
- a CDS encoding Lrp/AsnC family transcriptional regulator — protein: MIDELDRRILAILQEDATLPVETIAARVNSSKSPVWSRIRKLRDRGVIDRQVAILSPPAVDRDEVFFVTIKTSSHSRDWLERFAAAIETMGEIQEAHRLAGEIDYILKVRVRDTRAFDVFYKRLVAEVDLFSVTSMLSMETLKETTAIALEDQPPRDPRS
- a CDS encoding diguanylate cyclase, whose translation is MASDISIILAQIGLYYGVMLVLFRCRRLLGVGTFFCALCALTFAETYLAMNVFVTAGPFVYTPGSVLLFAGKLPLLLLAYIREDAETVRQPIYGLLIGNLLIIGLLVLISRQPPAPGAEVTTAMVVIASSAWLSVWGTFLLFVGCIAMIILYERLSRHRRLPLYARLLISTGLVLVFDHLAFFAVLDFAVGVPISAATGSLVGKMVAAVIFCGALWAYLRFAERAGPQDSQSISDVFNVLTYRQRFEALNIESRTDVLTGARNRLALRDEGPQCVADAIMGGSALGLLVIDIDHFKGVNDQYGHLVGDTALRFLTEQMKATLRDTDRVYRIGGDEFLILLPRCAENASEAVADTILAAARTARMPMAPYTLSISVGWADLGRDGFSLEELTMNADRRLYEAKASRSARTTQL
- a CDS encoding DUF2726 domain-containing protein, giving the protein MDVMTLHLAVTFAICLGVVLVGSRVRALVRRLRAPKFYATTLLNKSETKLFARLTKATRPGWQICPQVSYGEFVRCENFRRFASVNAKRADFVVCDAGFNVIGVIEYQGSGHWGSTRRSRRDAKGRDKVKRRALSEARIPLLELYDGYTATEIERWMHMLDRKAAGN
- a CDS encoding LysR family transcriptional regulator, with product MRNLAIYRYVDVTARAGSIRKAAELLSITPSSLNRRIVSLEEELGTPLFERLSRGVRLNTAGEQVVHLFRQHLAEAEGLKTFVADLRGQRRGRVSLVCSQALLPSFLPRQIHDYHAVHPGVRFAVRMADGEAAERALLGYEADLALVFAPLPLNDFQTIATQSQPIHVLMRHDHPLAAEASLRLPACLEYPMALPARPYAVRNLLESAADRIGVRIEATVETESYIFLRNYVAMGETLGFEIKLGLQDIESVGLVSRPLDLGPNGSGLLHVAQLRGRTLPVSSAKFADQITAILSAPAAAV